A region of Bacteroidales bacterium DNA encodes the following proteins:
- a CDS encoding ATP-grasp domain-containing protein has translation MKKKILMLGGSHFQVPAIKYAKEAGYHVITVDFLPNNPGHKYADEYYNVSTIDNKKVLELAKKLKIDGILSYASDPGAPTAAYVSERLDLPGNPYDSVIILQRKELFKKFLNENGFNTPKFCSFIKFETAIKYATELLENYSIIVKPVDSSGSKGVTKLGSIKHFNSAFNLAMNYSISKCVVIEQFINKSIYEMDGDGFVWNGKLAFRCFGNQHNDLKCNPHVPAGISFPYIQDKYLQQKAHDIVEKILTKLNMKVGGLNIEYLTDNDNNIYVLEIGPRNGGNLIPEVIKYSTGIDLIKYSVDGALGKDCSNLGMIEPKGFYSSYILHSQKEGVVKNIVISDEIKNHIVEYKILITKGDYVNKFNGSNDTLGTFILKFKNEEQMINMMDRMNDYIYVVIK, from the coding sequence ATGAAAAAGAAGATATTAATGTTAGGAGGAAGTCATTTTCAAGTACCAGCAATAAAATATGCTAAAGAAGCAGGTTATCATGTAATTACAGTTGATTTTTTACCAAATAATCCCGGTCATAAATATGCTGATGAATATTATAATGTAAGCACTATTGATAATAAAAAGGTTTTAGAACTTGCAAAAAAATTAAAAATTGATGGGATTTTATCCTATGCTTCTGATCCGGGTGCTCCAACTGCAGCATATGTTTCTGAGAGGTTGGATTTGCCAGGTAATCCTTATGATTCAGTAATTATTCTTCAGCGAAAAGAACTTTTCAAAAAATTTTTAAATGAAAATGGTTTTAATACACCAAAATTCTGCTCATTTATTAAATTTGAGACTGCTATAAAATATGCAACTGAATTATTGGAAAATTATTCAATTATAGTAAAACCGGTAGATTCATCCGGATCAAAAGGGGTGACAAAACTTGGTAGTATTAAGCATTTTAATAGTGCATTCAATTTAGCAATGAATTACTCAATATCAAAATGTGTTGTTATTGAACAATTCATCAATAAATCTATTTATGAAATGGATGGCGATGGTTTTGTTTGGAATGGTAAACTTGCATTTCGATGTTTTGGCAATCAACATAATGATTTAAAATGTAATCCACATGTTCCAGCAGGCATTAGTTTCCCATATATTCAAGATAAATATTTGCAACAGAAAGCCCATGATATTGTTGAAAAAATTCTTACAAAACTTAATATGAAAGTTGGCGGATTAAATATTGAATATTTAACTGACAATGATAATAATATTTATGTTTTAGAAATTGGACCAAGAAATGGAGGAAACTTAATTCCTGAAGTAATAAAATATTCTACCGGAATTGATCTTATTAAGTATTCAGTTGATGGAGCTTTAGGAAAAGACTGTTCAAATTTAGGAATGATTGAACCAAAAGGATTTTATTCATCATATATTTTACATTCACAAAAGGAAGGTGTCGTAAAAAATATTGTAATTTCTGATGAAATAAAAAATCATATTGTAGAATATAAAATATTAATTACTAAAGGAGATTATGTTAATAAATTTAATGGTTCAAATGATACATTGGGAACCTTTATTTTAAAATTTAAAAATGAGGAACAGATGATTAATATGATGGATAGAATGAATGATTACATTTATGTAGTAATCAAATAG
- the wecB gene encoding UDP-N-acetylglucosamine 2-epimerase (non-hydrolyzing), giving the protein MKKILIVFGTRPEAIKMAPVVKEFQKYPDNFNTKICVTGQHREMLDQVLDIFEITPDYDMNIMKAGQDLYDVTSRVLLGMRDILNDCKPDIVLVHGDTTTSTSTALAAFYQQIPVGHVEAGLRTRNIYSPWPEEMNRQLTGRITTYNFAPTERAKKNLLNEALRKSSIIVTGNTVIDALYLALDKIRNSEDLRNKIVDKIISFGYKNINRLNSRKLILVTGHRRENFGKGFLNICEALKEIAIKHSNFDIVYPVHLNPNVQKPVFSLLNKVPNIYLIEPIDYLPFLYLMERSYLVLTDSGGIQEEAPSLGKPVLVMRDTTERPEAVEAGTVILVGTDKNKIIKETNRLINDSMHYEKMSKAHNPYGDGKASEKIINCLMNG; this is encoded by the coding sequence ATGAAAAAAATACTAATCGTTTTCGGAACACGCCCTGAAGCCATAAAAATGGCTCCAGTTGTAAAAGAATTTCAAAAATATCCTGATAACTTTAATACCAAAATATGTGTTACAGGACAACATCGTGAAATGCTCGACCAGGTTTTAGATATATTTGAAATAACTCCTGATTACGACATGAATATTATGAAGGCTGGCCAAGATTTATATGATGTTACAAGTAGAGTATTATTAGGAATGCGTGATATATTAAATGATTGTAAACCTGATATTGTTTTGGTTCATGGTGATACTACAACATCTACATCAACTGCTCTCGCTGCTTTTTATCAGCAAATTCCTGTCGGGCATGTTGAAGCAGGATTACGTACACGAAATATTTATTCTCCATGGCCTGAAGAAATGAACAGGCAATTAACAGGACGAATAACAACATACAATTTTGCCCCAACTGAAAGAGCAAAAAAGAATTTATTAAATGAGGCTTTAAGAAAATCATCAATAATAGTTACTGGAAATACTGTTATTGATGCATTATATCTCGCCTTAGATAAAATCAGAAACTCGGAAGATTTAAGAAATAAGATTGTAGATAAAATTATTTCATTTGGATACAAAAATATAAATAGATTAAATTCGCGAAAACTAATTTTAGTTACAGGTCACAGACGTGAAAATTTTGGAAAGGGATTTTTAAATATTTGCGAGGCATTAAAAGAAATCGCAATTAAACATTCAAACTTTGATATAGTTTATCCCGTACATCTAAATCCAAATGTTCAAAAACCGGTTTTTTCATTATTAAACAAAGTGCCAAATATATATCTGATTGAACCTATTGATTATTTACCGTTTTTATATTTAATGGAAAGATCATATTTAGTTTTAACAGATAGTGGCGGAATACAGGAAGAAGCACCAAGTTTGGGAAAACCTGTACTTGTGATGCGAGATACAACAGAACGTCCCGAAGCAGTTGAAGCAGGAACTGTAATACTTGTTGGAACAGATAAAAACAAAATAATAAAAGAAACAAACCGTTTAATAAACGACAGTATGCATTACGAAAAAATGTCAAAAGCTCATAATCCTTATGGGGATGGGAAAGCTAGTGAGAAGATAATAAATTGTTTAATGAATGGCTAA
- a CDS encoding lipopolysaccharide biosynthesis protein, with protein sequence MANNLKQETAKGFIWSAVDRFSVQGLQFLMGLVLARLLLPSDYGLVGMLAIFLAISQTFVDSGFSSALIQKKDRTETDYSTTFLFNIGVGLFFYLILFFTAPLIANFYNSPELTSLTKVIGINVFITSLAVVQRAKLTIKLDFKTQAKASFTSVFIGGCVGITMAYKGYGVWALVVQSLLQNGLNTLFLWLLSKWMPKAVFSKSSFKELFSFGSKLLGAGLLDTIYRNIYLIIIGKIFSARELGFYTRAQQFQKMPSQNITGIISRVTFPVFSSIQDDDEKLIKAYRSFIRLSVFIVFPLMIGLAVVAEPLIRLILTEKWMPTVPLLQLLCIAGMLYPVHAINLNILNVKGRSDLFLKLEIIKKVIITIAILITFSFGVKAMVIGQIFTSFIAFFINTHYSRKMINYGAWKQIKDMLPTTLISLLMALVIWMAMLIPDKDALKLLIGIVVGIIIYLTCAKIGNFNEFNEIIGLIKKKK encoded by the coding sequence ATGGCTAATAATCTTAAGCAAGAAACAGCTAAAGGGTTTATATGGAGTGCAGTTGACCGTTTCTCTGTGCAGGGTCTACAATTCCTTATGGGATTAGTACTAGCACGATTGCTTTTACCTTCAGACTATGGATTGGTAGGCATGCTTGCAATTTTTCTTGCTATATCACAAACATTTGTTGATAGTGGTTTTTCTTCTGCTCTGATACAAAAAAAAGACCGTACTGAGACAGATTATTCAACAACATTTTTATTTAATATTGGTGTTGGCTTGTTTTTCTATCTGATACTCTTTTTTACCGCACCTTTAATTGCAAATTTTTATAATTCTCCTGAGCTTACCTCTTTAACAAAAGTTATTGGGATAAATGTATTTATTACTTCACTAGCAGTTGTTCAACGTGCTAAACTCACCATAAAACTTGATTTTAAAACACAAGCAAAAGCCTCATTTACTTCTGTATTTATAGGAGGTTGTGTCGGAATTACAATGGCATATAAAGGTTATGGCGTTTGGGCTTTAGTTGTACAGTCATTATTACAAAATGGATTAAATACATTATTCCTTTGGTTACTATCTAAATGGATGCCTAAGGCTGTTTTTTCTAAATCTTCTTTTAAAGAACTTTTTTCTTTTGGGTCAAAATTACTCGGAGCAGGTTTATTAGATACTATATATAGAAACATATATCTTATTATAATCGGTAAAATATTTAGTGCAAGAGAACTGGGATTTTATACCAGAGCACAGCAATTTCAAAAAATGCCTTCTCAAAATATTACAGGTATTATTAGTAGGGTTACTTTCCCTGTGTTTAGTTCTATACAGGATGATGATGAAAAACTTATAAAAGCCTATCGTAGCTTTATAAGATTATCAGTATTTATAGTATTCCCTTTAATGATAGGTCTTGCTGTTGTTGCGGAACCATTAATACGGTTAATTCTTACTGAAAAATGGATGCCAACAGTACCTCTTTTGCAATTGCTTTGTATCGCAGGAATGTTATATCCTGTTCATGCTATTAATCTGAATATCTTAAATGTAAAAGGAAGGTCTGATTTATTTCTAAAACTTGAGATTATAAAAAAAGTAATTATTACAATTGCTATACTAATTACATTTTCGTTTGGGGTTAAAGCTATGGTGATAGGTCAAATTTTTACCTCATTTATTGCTTTTTTTATTAATACGCATTACTCCCGTAAAATGATTAACTATGGTGCATGGAAACAAATTAAAGATATGCTCCCAACCACCTTAATTTCTTTGTTAATGGCTTTAGTAATTTGGATGGCAATGTTAATTCCTGATAAAGATGCATTAAAACTTTTAATTGGAATAGTTGTCGGTATTATTATATATCTTACATGTGCAAAAATTGGAAATTTCAATGAGTTTAATGAAATAATAGGCTTAATTAAAAAGAAAAAATAA
- a CDS encoding glycosyltransferase — MEDINPIVRVCCITYNHVNYIREAIEGFLMQKIDFPIEIIIHDDASTDNTTQIIDKYAKKNLIKYFQFFKQKINLLKWREVFFQYLFFQKLKANT, encoded by the coding sequence ATGGAAGATATTAATCCAATTGTTCGTGTTTGTTGTATTACATACAATCATGTTAATTACATTCGTGAAGCAATTGAAGGTTTTTTAATGCAAAAAATCGATTTCCCAATTGAAATTATTATTCATGATGATGCCTCCACTGATAATACAACTCAAATTATTGATAAGTACGCAAAAAAAAATCTAATAAAATATTTCCAATTTTTCAAACAGAAAATCAATTTGTTAAAATGGAGGGAGGTATTTTTTCAATATTTGTTTTTCCAAAAGCTCAAGGCAAATACATAG
- a CDS encoding GNAT family N-acetyltransferase, whose product MIKHYKSLDKRRIEKILRSLSVEYIPNLAEQVDIDEYAGKLARNASFILYQEDNTDFGIIGYYLNNEFAFISTFGLHSNYQGKGIAKKMFECFISNLGQVRTVFLEVHVENLKAKNFYNKLGFEFNSRNHNTLKLIKKLDGRY is encoded by the coding sequence ATGATAAAACACTATAAATCGTTAGATAAAAGGAGGATTGAGAAAATTTTACGAAGTTTGAGTGTAGAATATATACCAAATCTTGCTGAACAAGTTGATATTGATGAATATGCAGGTAAATTGGCAAGAAATGCTAGTTTTATTCTTTATCAAGAAGATAATACCGATTTTGGAATAATTGGATATTATTTGAATAATGAGTTTGCTTTTATTTCAACGTTCGGATTGCATTCTAATTATCAAGGAAAAGGAATAGCTAAAAAAATGTTTGAATGTTTTATTTCAAATTTAGGACAAGTTAGAACTGTATTTTTAGAAGTTCATGTAGAAAATCTAAAAGCAAAGAATTTTTATAATAAATTGGGATTTGAATTTAACTCAAGAAATCATAATACTTTAAAATTAATAAAAAAGTTGGATGGAAGATATTAA
- a CDS encoding DegT/DnrJ/EryC1/StrS family aminotransferase: MKFKNPILVTQPVLPPLEEFIPLLEDIWQSKWLTNNGKYHQEFEKQLANFLGVKYISLFSNGTLALITALQELRITGEVITTPYSFVATTHALWWNEIKPVFVDIEPEHCNLDPEKIEAAITPKTTAIVPVHVYGNPCNVEAIQEIANKYGLKVIYDAAHAFGVKINGTSILNAGDLSILSFHATKVFNTIEGGAIICHDEKTKKRIDYLKNFGFVGETTVIAPGINAKMNELQTAYGLLQLKTIDEQISKRKIITDTYRELLKDVEGISFLKDIERVKHNYAYFSIFVDEKKYGMCRDKLYNKLKEHNIFGRRYFYPLISKFSTYRGLLSAKHENLSVAERIAEQVICLPIYPDLKIENINKIVDLIKL; encoded by the coding sequence ATGAAATTTAAAAACCCCATACTCGTTACTCAGCCGGTTCTTCCTCCTCTCGAGGAATTTATTCCATTGTTGGAGGATATTTGGCAAAGCAAATGGTTAACTAATAACGGGAAATATCATCAGGAGTTTGAAAAACAACTTGCGAATTTTCTTGGAGTAAAGTATATATCTCTTTTTTCAAACGGTACTTTAGCTTTAATTACTGCACTTCAAGAACTAAGAATAACAGGTGAAGTTATTACCACTCCCTATTCTTTTGTTGCTACAACTCATGCTTTATGGTGGAATGAAATTAAGCCTGTCTTCGTTGATATTGAACCCGAACATTGTAATTTAGACCCTGAAAAAATTGAAGCAGCTATTACTCCAAAAACTACTGCCATTGTACCGGTTCATGTTTACGGAAATCCTTGTAATGTGGAGGCAATACAAGAAATTGCAAATAAATACGGTTTAAAAGTAATTTATGATGCAGCTCATGCTTTTGGTGTGAAAATAAACGGAACATCTATTCTTAATGCAGGCGATTTATCTATTCTTAGCTTCCATGCAACCAAAGTTTTTAATACAATTGAAGGAGGAGCTATTATTTGTCATGATGAAAAAACTAAAAAACGAATTGACTATTTAAAGAATTTTGGTTTTGTCGGTGAAACTACAGTTATTGCTCCAGGCATTAATGCAAAAATGAATGAATTACAGACTGCTTATGGCTTACTTCAATTAAAAACCATTGATGAACAAATATCAAAGCGTAAAATTATTACAGATACTTACCGTGAATTATTAAAAGATGTAGAAGGAATTAGTTTCTTAAAAGATATTGAAAGAGTTAAACATAATTACGCTTATTTTTCTATATTTGTTGATGAAAAAAAATATGGTATGTGTAGAGATAAGTTATATAATAAATTAAAAGAACATAATATTTTTGGAAGGCGTTATTTTTATCCATTAATAAGCAAATTTTCTACATATCGTGGATTGCTTTCTGCTAAACATGAAAATTTATCGGTTGCAGAAAGGATTGCAGAACAAGTGATTTGTTTGCCAATTTATCCTGACTTGAAAATTGAAAATATTAATAAGATTGTTGATTTAATAAAATTATGA
- the gmd gene encoding GDP-mannose 4,6-dehydratase: protein MSKKALITGITGQDGAYLAEYLLRKGYIVHGIKRRSSLFNTNRIDHLYQDPHIENRNFILHYGDLTDSTNLIRIIQEVQPDEIYNLAAMSHVHVSFDTPEYTANADGIGALRILEAIRLLGLNKKTKFYQASTSELYGLVQEVPQTEKTPFYPRSPYGVAKLYAYWITVNYREAYNIFACNGILFNHESPIRGETFVTRKITRAVSRISLGMQDKFYLGNLSAKRDWGHAKDFIRAMYLILQQDKPEDYVIATGKSITVREFVRMAFNELGIEIEFSGKNKDEKAFINKCNNPDYQLEKGKIILEIDPVYYRPTEVENLIGDASKAHKKLGWKPEYNTEALIKDMISSDIKLMKKEKYIKNGGYRTLNYFE, encoded by the coding sequence ATGAGTAAAAAAGCATTAATTACAGGTATTACAGGACAAGATGGGGCTTACTTAGCTGAATACTTATTACGAAAAGGATATATTGTGCATGGAATAAAAAGAAGAAGTTCTCTTTTTAACACAAACAGGATAGATCATTTATATCAGGACCCTCATATTGAAAACCGGAATTTTATACTTCATTATGGAGATCTAACAGACTCAACGAACTTGATACGTATTATTCAAGAAGTTCAACCAGACGAGATATATAATCTTGCAGCAATGAGCCATGTTCATGTTAGTTTTGATACTCCTGAATATACTGCAAATGCTGACGGTATAGGTGCATTAAGAATATTAGAAGCAATTAGGTTGTTAGGATTAAATAAAAAAACAAAATTTTATCAGGCATCAACTAGTGAATTATATGGATTAGTTCAGGAAGTGCCTCAGACCGAAAAAACACCATTTTATCCACGAAGCCCTTATGGGGTAGCAAAACTTTATGCTTATTGGATAACTGTAAATTATCGGGAAGCATATAATATTTTTGCTTGTAATGGAATTCTTTTCAATCATGAATCTCCTATAAGGGGCGAAACATTTGTTACCAGAAAAATTACACGAGCTGTTTCAAGAATTTCATTAGGAATGCAAGATAAGTTTTATCTTGGTAATTTATCAGCAAAAAGAGACTGGGGGCATGCAAAAGATTTTATCAGGGCTATGTATTTAATTCTGCAACAAGACAAACCTGAAGATTATGTTATTGCCACAGGAAAAAGTATTACTGTAAGAGAGTTTGTCAGGATGGCTTTTAACGAACTTGGTATTGAAATTGAATTTTCAGGTAAAAATAAAGATGAAAAAGCATTTATAAATAAGTGTAATAACCCGGATTATCAATTAGAAAAAGGTAAAATAATTCTGGAAATTGATCCTGTATATTATCGTCCTACTGAGGTTGAAAATTTAATTGGAGATGCTAGTAAAGCTCATAAAAAATTAGGTTGGAAACCTGAATATAACACAGAAGCACTAATTAAGGATATGATAAGCTCTGATATTAAATTAATGAAGAAAGAAAAATATATAAAAAATGGGGGTTATCGTACATTAAACTATTTTGAATAA
- a CDS encoding polysaccharide pyruvyl transferase family protein, with product MRILIIGQTSLHWGRMEFGNIGNYYIIEPFVRELHRVFPSAIIKTTLQMSDDFCNREKIVRLPMELYYSWEDKDYFEKSIYELGIAEIYNKTNELPFSTPYIEAVLKSDLVIDFSGDIWGDNADFLGKHRFIIGLIKDRVAQLLGKKTAMLSGSPGPFKDEKTREFAKIVYKNFDIVTNRENISSELMNELGFDLKKTYSLACPAFLFEPKNEVDIAKVFTEYSFLGKKQTVGFILCGWNLLKGPFDRWPLDDEELMLYVNQIEQLINTKGVDVFLLSHSNGFELPPNYKLIHGRDFPFAKQLYEIITKRKKVDLSKIHLQKNVLNTWETKAVIKKFDMLISGRIHGAVAGMSQFVPTVIIDYGHEPKAHKLRGFAKVVGMEYLVADPSKDFDLQEKINYCFENLELIRKELKERIPKVKTLAMKNFDLLKSI from the coding sequence ATGCGTATATTAATAATCGGACAAACATCACTTCACTGGGGTAGAATGGAGTTTGGTAATATAGGGAATTATTATATTATAGAACCATTTGTAAGAGAATTACATAGAGTTTTTCCGTCTGCAATAATTAAAACTACTTTGCAAATGTCTGATGATTTTTGTAATAGAGAAAAAATTGTAAGATTACCAATGGAATTATATTATTCATGGGAAGATAAAGATTACTTTGAGAAATCAATTTATGAATTAGGAATAGCAGAAATTTACAATAAGACAAATGAATTACCATTTTCTACACCTTATATTGAAGCTGTTTTAAAATCTGATTTAGTAATAGATTTTAGTGGAGACATTTGGGGTGATAATGCTGATTTTTTGGGAAAACATAGATTTATTATTGGATTAATTAAAGATAGGGTTGCACAATTATTAGGAAAGAAAACTGCTATGTTGTCTGGTTCACCAGGTCCATTTAAAGATGAAAAAACAAGAGAATTTGCAAAAATAGTTTATAAGAATTTTGATATAGTAACAAATAGGGAAAATATTAGTTCTGAGTTGATGAATGAGCTTGGATTTGATTTAAAAAAAACGTATAGTTTAGCCTGTCCCGCATTTTTATTTGAGCCAAAAAATGAAGTAGATATAGCTAAAGTGTTTACTGAATATAGCTTTTTGGGAAAGAAGCAAACGGTTGGATTTATTTTGTGTGGATGGAATTTATTAAAAGGACCATTTGATAGGTGGCCTTTGGATGATGAAGAACTTATGCTTTATGTAAATCAAATCGAACAACTTATTAATACAAAAGGGGTAGATGTTTTCCTATTATCACATTCTAATGGATTTGAATTACCACCAAATTATAAATTAATACATGGAAGAGATTTTCCTTTTGCCAAACAATTATATGAAATAATTACAAAACGCAAAAAAGTTGATTTGTCAAAAATTCATTTACAAAAAAATGTTCTAAATACATGGGAAACAAAAGCTGTAATAAAAAAGTTTGATATGTTAATTAGTGGAAGAATTCATGGAGCTGTAGCAGGTATGTCGCAATTTGTACCAACTGTAATTATTGATTACGGGCATGAACCTAAGGCGCATAAATTAAGGGGGTTTGCAAAAGTTGTTGGTATGGAATACTTAGTTGCAGATCCTTCAAAGGATTTTGATTTACAAGAAAAAATAAATTATTGTTTTGAAAATTTGGAATTAATAAGAAAAGAATTAAAAGAAAGAATTCCAAAAGTAAAGACTTTAGCTATGAAAAACTTCGATTTATTAAAATCAATATAG
- a CDS encoding GDP-L-fucose synthase — protein sequence MKKESNIYIAGHTGLVGSSILRNLKSKAYNNFVFTPFPEYDIRNQNLVKEFFEREKPEYVFLAAAKVGGIIANNTYRAEFIYDNIQIQNNIIHQSYVNGVKKLLFLGSSCIYPKNASQPLKEEYLLTSELEYTNEPYAIAKISGIKMCEAYNYQYGTNFISVMPTNLYGYNDNYDLEKSHVLPALIRKMHIGKCIENNDWESIRKDLNKNPIERIDGNASKEEILNILQKYGIQVANRKTEITLWGTGKPRREFLYVDDLADACVFLMENINFKDLIKDKEIIINTHINIGTGIDISIKELSETIKKIVEFKGEIIWDKTKPDGTYQKLLDVSKLKSLGWKYKIDFIEGLNNIYKEYSV from the coding sequence ATGAAAAAAGAAAGCAATATATATATTGCCGGACATACAGGTCTTGTTGGCAGTTCAATATTAAGAAACCTCAAATCTAAAGCTTATAATAATTTTGTTTTTACGCCTTTTCCTGAATATGATATTAGGAATCAGAATTTAGTAAAAGAATTTTTTGAAAGAGAAAAACCGGAATATGTTTTTCTTGCTGCTGCTAAAGTTGGTGGAATTATTGCCAATAATACATATCGTGCTGAATTTATTTACGATAATATTCAAATTCAAAACAATATTATTCATCAAAGCTATGTTAATGGTGTAAAAAAGCTTTTATTTCTCGGTAGTTCATGTATTTATCCCAAAAATGCTTCTCAACCTTTAAAAGAAGAATATCTCTTAACTTCTGAGTTGGAATATACAAATGAACCATATGCTATTGCAAAAATTTCAGGGATAAAAATGTGTGAAGCATATAATTATCAGTATGGAACTAATTTTATTTCTGTTATGCCAACAAATTTATATGGGTATAATGATAATTATGATTTAGAAAAATCTCATGTATTACCTGCATTGATTAGAAAGATGCATATAGGCAAATGTATTGAAAACAATGATTGGGAAAGTATAAGAAAAGATTTGAATAAAAATCCAATTGAAAGGATTGATGGCAATGCATCTAAAGAAGAAATATTAAATATATTGCAGAAATATGGAATACAAGTTGCAAATAGAAAAACTGAGATTACATTATGGGGAACAGGAAAACCACGACGGGAATTTCTTTATGTAGATGATTTAGCTGATGCATGTGTTTTTTTGATGGAAAATATTAACTTCAAAGATTTAATAAAAGACAAAGAAATAATAATAAATACTCATATTAATATTGGTACAGGTATAGATATTAGCATTAAAGAACTCTCTGAAACAATTAAAAAGATTGTTGAATTCAAAGGGGAAATTATATGGGATAAAACAAAACCTGATGGTACTTATCAAAAATTATTAGATGTATCAAAATTAAAATCATTAGGCTGGAAATATAAAATAGATTTTATTGAGGGATTGAATAATATTTATAAAGAATATTCTGTATAA
- the wecC gene encoding UDP-N-acetyl-D-mannosamine dehydrogenase: MQTQIEKVVMAGLGYIGLPTAALIAKNNIKVLGVDVNQNVVNTINKGKIHIVEPDLDGLVKTVVERKYLKASIVPEKADVFIIAVPTPFKGEHVPDISFVESATKNIIPFLKEGDLYIIESTSPVGTTEKMQKLILSSRPELKNKIYIAYCPERVLPGNVIYELEHNDRVIGGINKESTDKACAFYSNFVKAELHKTNAQTAEMCKLTENSCRDVQIAFANELSIICEKANINVWELIKLANRHPRINILQPGTGVGGHCIAIDPWFIVADFPEEAKIIRTAREINNSKTEWVIEKIKNEILEFDLNNNRKPLVALMGLAFKPDIDDLRESPALYVAKKLSEFDKAKYLITEPNVKTHKLFKIYDSRDAYNEADIIVFMVAHKEYKAIDINIKKIEIDFCGVRK; the protein is encoded by the coding sequence ATGCAGACACAAATTGAAAAAGTTGTAATGGCAGGCTTAGGTTATATAGGATTACCTACTGCTGCTCTTATTGCGAAAAATAATATTAAAGTACTTGGAGTTGATGTTAATCAAAATGTAGTTAATACTATTAATAAAGGAAAAATTCATATTGTAGAACCGGATCTTGATGGATTAGTAAAAACCGTTGTTGAAAGAAAATACTTAAAGGCATCTATTGTACCTGAAAAAGCTGATGTTTTTATTATTGCAGTACCAACACCGTTTAAAGGAGAACATGTTCCTGATATTTCATTTGTTGAATCAGCTACAAAAAATATCATACCATTTTTAAAAGAAGGAGATTTATATATTATAGAATCTACTAGTCCGGTTGGAACAACTGAAAAAATGCAGAAATTAATACTGTCAAGCAGACCGGAATTAAAGAATAAAATTTATATAGCATATTGTCCCGAAAGAGTATTGCCGGGTAATGTTATTTATGAATTAGAACATAACGATAGAGTAATAGGTGGAATTAATAAAGAATCAACTGATAAAGCTTGTGCATTTTATTCAAATTTTGTAAAAGCAGAACTTCACAAAACAAATGCCCAAACTGCTGAAATGTGTAAATTAACAGAAAATTCGTGTCGTGATGTACAAATTGCTTTTGCTAATGAATTATCAATTATTTGTGAAAAGGCAAATATAAATGTCTGGGAGTTAATAAAATTGGCAAATAGACATCCAAGGATTAATATTCTTCAGCCAGGTACTGGTGTTGGAGGACATTGTATTGCAATTGACCCATGGTTTATTGTTGCAGATTTTCCAGAAGAAGCAAAAATTATTAGAACAGCACGTGAAATAAATAATTCTAAAACGGAATGGGTTATAGAAAAAATTAAAAATGAAATTCTTGAATTTGATTTAAATAATAATAGAAAACCACTTGTTGCATTAATGGGATTAGCTTTTAAACCCGATATTGATGATCTACGTGAGTCTCCGGCTTTATATGTTGCGAAAAAATTATCTGAATTTGATAAGGCTAAATATTTAATAACGGAACCAAATGTTAAAACTCACAAATTATTTAAAATTTATGATTCAAGAGATGCATATAATGAAGCCGATATAATCGTATTTATGGTTGCTCATAAAGAATATAAAGCAATTGATATCAACATAAAGAAAATAGAAATAGATTTTTGTGGAGTAAGAAAATAA